The segment attacagagagaaaaagagaaaaaaaaataataataataaataaataagatgtttaaaaaaaacatcataaatatattttcgtccaaattaatcaaatctcacacaaagattatttaaaaatctctTGCGCGTcaatgatgaataataaacacatcctctttttttttctatttttttgttattatttaattaaactcTTAATTCCATAAATCTCctctttctaatttttatccAGCCTCGATTACTCGATATTTCTCTTCcaatcagttaaaaaaaaaaaaatttcaaacattaaaaattcattgaatggcacgtatatataattgttggtatgttttttttttttttttaatttttataaacgatGATATTGTGtgcaaaaaacattatttttatttgttttttttttaatcttataaTATGCCATTGGGAGTTGATATATTGACAAAGGGAACAATTgacagataataatattaattattaaaaaaaaaaaaaacgaaaaaaaaaaaaaaaaaacaaagtaacaaattttttgtaattttttctttttattttaatggatTGAACGCGAGGATAAGAGCATGACAATTAGGTCAAAGAAAGAGGAAAGAGGTtgtatataagaaaaaaagaaaaaaaatttaaaaaaaaaaaaaaaaaacagaagttACAAACAAAGAGATGGAGAGAGACTTGAAGGGGGGGAGGAGAGAAGATGGTGATCACGATGAAtggcaattaattattattttttttttttaactttatcattttttttaatggaaaaaaatggtACTAGGTGATTGGGAGATGTGTGAGCTTttaagaggtatttttttttttatttaatttttatttatttatttcttattttgttgatgttttttttttttgttgggaTAAAGTATTGGGATAGGATTAAAGGATTGGGAAACAATAAAGAattggatttaattttattgggTTAAAAAGAGGAAGGGAGGAACAAATTTGGACTTAGTCTTAAGAGGGTTAATTGTCGCCTGCCTCTTGTGGTTCATCACCATCACCCTGTGTGTCACTTGTCCAGAGAGTAAGGTTATCACGCAATAACTGCATGATCAATGTGGAATCTTTGTAACTGTCCTCGTTCAAGGTATCCAATTCTGCAATTGCATCATCGAATGCctaggaaaaaatttaattaaaattaatttttcattgtaatttatgcaaattcaaatgttaatttaaaaaaaaaaaacagaaaaaacaaatttaatcaattgaaaatttttgtaaattaatattttattataatattggaaaaaaaaatttcgaaattaattaataattaatatttctaataatttttgaaaaattaaaaaatatgtgttataatttttccatcaagacaagaattgaaaataaaattttaaacgtatattattattgtttataataatatataatttttttcaatttttttaaagacagTTATTAATCCATGTCGTCGTGGCATTGATATGAAGACACAGAGTTAGTTGGACAGcacgaaaatatatatttatttttaatataataaacaggcaaatttatttataataattttaaaaaattatataaataaatagtgtaTTAAagcattaaattaataaagagACAATTGGTCTCTAACCTGCTTGGCCAAGTGACAAGCCCTTGCTggtgaatttataatttcataataaaaaactgaaaaattaagtGCAAGACCGAGTCTTATTGGATGTGTTGGTTGCATTTTAGCTTTTGCAATGTCAAATGCCTCCTGGTATGCCTTTTGTGAATCCTCAACAACCGCTGTAACAcgattttcaataattaaataaaataaaacgtggctcaaatttttaaaatcatcaaaacaaTCGTATTAGTCAcgatcaaaataaaaacaccgAGCAAAAAAAggggtaaataaaaatcaagcaaatatatatttacttttaattaataaaaaaaaaataattaactattaattaaattatctgcCAATAGTAAATGTTTGCTGTCCAACTGTGATATCAAtagttttgtttttcaatttttctttactaTTTTTCTGTCATTATTTCAATGCAACACGACGACCTgaaatactaattttttttttagtttaaattctTTTAAGTGTTAGTAGGATTAATACCTGTTTTGCCAGTTGGCATGCCTTGTCTGGCGAATTGAGAATCTCGTAATAGAAGACCGAGAAGTTGAGTGCAAGACCTAGTCTTATTGGGTGAGTTGGCTGCATTTTATCCTTGCTGATCTCAAAGGCATCCTGGTATGCCTTCTGGCTGTCGTTTACCacggctatttttttttttttattatttattaaaatcatttatttaattatttatatatcattaaCATGCattcattcaaattattagtattcaaatcaatttaaaaaaaaaaaaaaaacaaaaatacaaagcaaaatttaatttattattagtaaatattgattttaatagaaaatatttataatatttataatattcttaatgtattttaatatatttattttgttttatttaatacgtACCGTTTCTGGTGTCACCTGTGGCTACTTCGGCAAGATACCTGTAGTAATCACCCTTCATCTTGAGGTAAAATACTTTGCTCTCGGCATTGCTGGCCTTTGGAATCAGGTATTTGTCCAAGAgaccctgaaaaaaaaaattaaattattattaatattgttactaataaataatacttgttgttgtaatttttattgaatttgttttgaaaaaaaaaattcattgcgTCATCAGTTTTAAacgttaataataattcttatttttttttatatttttcaagtttaaatgtattataattgattaattgattaatcaatCATCCTAGTACGAAggtcatttaattaaaaataatttttcaagtttaaattatctatttacttttttcaaaatttatttttgttttgaatcGAAACGAAATCGAAATCTTCATAATAGTAATCGAAAAATCATATTacgtgtttttaatttttgtgtcattattattaaacaactaacaataattaataatccaaatacaaaagattaaaattaaaattttgtgatgtttaataaaattgtttttgttattcttttttttgtttaaacaatagtaataataatagcatgGAAATGTGATACATCTTTTGTATGTGACATGTTATTATCCATCTAATCTTTAATGGCCTTGTTATCCTATCACatgttgtaattttattatgaactagaaaaataaataaaaaatctattacAAGGTTAATTTAGTCGTCTCTTTAAAACCTGATATTCAAACCAAAGACAAACAATCCACGTAAatgtacaaaattattatattattgatttatattttttatgatttaataattttttaagaatcttattctttttttattaaatgaaaattgcgttatttatacattttaatttcctcAGTTATATCCGGTATTTGAAgggatgatattaaaatttacatcatcattattaataaaaagatatttccataaaaattataatttgttttttttttttttgttttttatctgttattaactcaatattaaaaataaaaattccagaaaaataaaaagtgataaatcaatgtgataaataaaaaaaataaaaaattttagaataaattatatttatctatatattgaTACCACCACACGTGtgtttgccaaaaaaattatatcaattttggATGACTTCCAAGTGTCTTTGAGCATAGACAACCTTCGtgattatcataaaataataaatgtagaccataaaaataagaatacaTATTGTTATATtcattacaattaataataaaaaaattatctaacaAAGAATGATTGATTAaacaagaataaatatttgataaatattaatcgataatttaaaatgaataaatatcatgTCAATATGATTAATAGATCATTTATTTgtagacaatttaattatatcttagaaatactttttataaatgggaaaaaaaaaaaccctccaactgaataaatataacaaactattaataaaaaattgacattaaaaactaattaaattaataattaatatgaataatttaccaaTACATCGTAGCAAATTTCACGTAAttctttttcaactttttctcGATATTCTTTAGCCATCTGCTGTTTACGTTCTGAGCCTTCagttttttgttcaattgatGATATAACACGCCATGAACTACGTCTTGCACCAACAACATTTTTATAAGCAACAGAAAGAAGATTTCTTTCTTCATTTGAAAGCTCAACACCAGTTTCGGTGACTGCTTTCATTGCTGCTGCCATATCATCATACCTCTCAGCTTGTTCAGCAAGCTTCGCACGTTGCACCAATTCCTCTTTGTCCACTGACATTGTGTCGGCtagaaaaatacaataatcaaataatcattataataattatcttacaatttttttaaatatctagatatatatttttcttttaaatagaCCAGGTGATGGTTggtttgagtattttttttttttatacaaatgtaACATGAATAGGGTGATTTATATTACGTCGAAGAAACTACGCATTTTATCGTTGGCCAGATGCCCaacaatttaacattttttacctgcattaacatttttaacaatcaacaaaataataataataatatcctccccattgtttaataatgaaattgtataaatatcaaagttttttaatttaattttgaatgaaaaaaatattgtaatattaataacgcCCACAAGTTGGCCTTTTAAACCCACCAAACGACACACGTCATctcatttctttttatattcattcaaaaaaaaaaaaaaaattattatcttgcaTGTTACCGCACTTTGAGTTGGTAATCCgatacttgaaataaatatattttaaaaaaaagttcaatgatccagtttatttttttaaataaaattaaaaaaaaatatttaaaaaattcaagagttgataaaattaaatgtccaAGAATGTTATCTTGAGAATTTTGATTacgtttaataattaatttgtattttatgaatttaaaggGAAGAaaatcatggaaaaaaaagggTGCGCGCACACACCAACATCAATGTCGCAGTTTCCGGTTTAATTCATGCGCTTCCGGTTGATATTCAGGCGTTTCCCAGATGCGCAAACTAAACCAGATTCACATAAAAGCCCCACCTTAACTTTcccacaaaaaatatatttaatatttaatttaaataatttaaataataataaaaaattagcaacAAATTCGCTTAatgtttttacttttatttaaaaaatttgaaatatgtttttggtttgtttattaattgaaaaaaattaattgaaattacaagatgattagaaaataaatgtataaaaattgatcgatataaaatagttgaattgagtaatgatgaaaaaaaaatattatttacaggTTTTATCGCGCAATCACCTGGCCTCATGAGTGAGCTCATAAGATCGACGTCTCGACGTTGCCGAATCATCAACGTTGTCAACGTTGCCacgattaatatttaaaatattattttattttttcaatgtaaaattttataaactaacattatatttactaatttttgtattattattatttatagtatttatattattagctctttcctgttttttttttttttttttttttaaatttttttttttctgaatttttttcaggaTATTACTAACAAGCAgggaataatttaattatgggGCTTGGAAATTCATGACCATGTGTGTATTTCCTTTCAttctagtaattttttatagaaatttttttattacttgtgTGTGATTATCAGAAGTCATCAATAATTCTgtgagtataaattttttttttttttttttatttagcttggttaatttatttatttataaacaaataattattattgtttttttgtcaagTTAATATGTGagattgttaattaatttaaaatataaatttattctttttttttcaactattttagCAAGTGTTAAGACAAGTGTTAAAATAtccgaaaaattaatttgaaataaatttatgtatgaCTAGATTTGATTtaatgattctttttttttttataattcaagtgTATTAGAAATTTGTTAGATGGTAAATAAGCTTGTGTTTCTAGAAATTTCAAGTGGAGGAATTATGTGTATCAGTCTATTTTTGAAAGTACAACACGTGTACAAAACTCGACTCTAAAAATGTCTCgaaatatatagattttttttttgtcaatttttatttatttttattgtaaataactTGTCTATTTAAAtcgttaaaatatatttgaaaaataaatttaaatacattttttaaatgttaactAAACAAGTTTTATTCAAGAGgaatttgaattatcaaatttattgaaaatcagccagaaatattttacaaaaaaaaaattaaaataacacatttttttcatacgcAATTTTTGtctatgattattatttttttttaaaaaagattatgaaaaataagatctatgattattgaattttttatagctttaaaataaaaattcatcaagagatgaattaaaatgagtaaaaaaaaaaaaataaaattaggtgAAACGACGAGAATAGAAGACCGGAAATAGCGCAGACAAgatgttgaataaaattcaaaaaaaaaataaataaataatctaataatttttaaataaaaaaacaagaaaattaacacgtaaaaaatgtatatataatcttaccaatttttaaaatcctttgtacaataaattactcaaaataaaaaaaataatttaacacgtATTTTTCACAACgtgaattttgtatatttttttttctaaacaaccTTAATATATAATCGAGTAAATCGATTTCGACtagattaaatatatatataaaatataaaaattaattaacacagtatataattgtatataaaaatatttctccttttcaaatagaaaaaataaaaaataaaaaagaaaaaagaggcgaggcaaaataaaaaagctttgTTTCAAGTTCACagcgatttaaaaaattcaacttttgaatttttttttttttgtataattgaGTCTATTGAAGTGTTGTTAAATAtatgatgatatttaaaaattatttgttgattaataaaatatatgagttgtgataaaataatacatgccGCAATGACCACTCCCGCACAACGACTGAGACGTTAACGttgtattgtaaaaaaatgactgaATATTCTGAATATAACTTGAGAATATTCACAGTATTGTGTGTGTTTGTATCTACCTCGTGCAAGGTTTATCGGTTTTATTCGTGTTTATTCGTTGTTATTCGGTGGTACTCGTTTATCTTTACGAAATATTGATCGAAAGGTATGTACACCAAGCATCATTGGTACACAGTCGCGatgttcatcatcatcatcatcaacatcatcaatgttatcatgatgataatgtgttagtagtaataattataatgatgatgatgatgatgatgttgatgatgacgatATTGGTAGCATGATGATGGGTGGGGCAACATCAAGACATACCAATGCATACACCAAAagacaacaatttttttcttataaaacacatcttacaataaattatttaattaagaaattaactaagaaattaatctaaatatttaactgtaaattgaattgtttattaaataatgtaaatttaattttaattgataattcaattaacaagtattttgtaattagtttaaaattttatttttaagtgtgAAAATTTAGAtacaaaaaagtaaatattatttaaaatcactggaaataattaaaagtttttaattaattactttgaatacttgaaataataattaaagcaacattttacaattaatttgaatataattattttaatttttaatataaaagtttaaagaaaaaatttaaaaatattaaagataaatataaaaattaatttattaatgtaaaaattaattaaataatctattttttaatttaaatatattgttgttaatatttgttgataatttaattatttatttaaaactatgATGCTAATTTCGATTTCGAAtgtaatgtgaaaaaaattttaaatagaaaaaaaattcagtcattggaaataattttgaatttttaatttatgatcaaGATGTTAATGAGATAATGGGTCAATGAAGTATAAAATCTATCATATCAACATATTAAATTACCAATTATAatcaagtattattaataatgtcaatttacaattaaaaaagtagcaaaataaaatccaactgatattttaaataatgtagaaaaaaaaatacacggttcattaatttccaaaaaagtaaaatgaaatattaacaaacaattgtttaaacaatatacaaataaatatttataataattacttgttaattatcaatttattaattgtataatcaaataatttgtgTATATCTTTGCTACTTGTGTGAGACACAATGTGTCGTGGTTAAATGGATCAAGTACTATTGAATTTGATTGGAAGTCAAACGTACTTTTggtatgataatatatttaattaattaaattacatttcgGTATGTTACAATGATGATACTCAAGTTGACAAATACATGACGTAACAGAGTCTCAAAGGGTTTTGCAAATTACATTTGGTTTAATTACCCCATTGAGGATCaatgatgaatatatatttatttgattttttttttttttttgcttcaattgttgttaaattcaatgacggaaatgtttaattaatttatatattattattgttatttataatttagtaAGAGTATTGATAAcacgtgttttttttaattttatttttaaatgtacgggttttgttttgatttttatgagtaataaaataacaatttgtaTGAAATACAATGACGCATTAAATTGTACAAGTTAATCCGGCTTtatgttattgaaaaatttactttttttttaaattttcacaaaaagttatatagctgtattattattcaataatactgattataaaaataattaaattgacatttttttaattctaatattttatggagaaaaaaaattaattgtaattttgaaaaatcattgaaattatatttattttttaattgacaggCTAATTGATTAGTTagtatttcattataattattattgtttcattttatttatttaattttttttttttaattcaagtgtCATTCATAATCagtaacaaatttattattttaattacaaaaataatggTGCATAGGttttgtatgattttttctctcgtttttgtttttttgttttttcaattaaaaaacttttttttttacgctaATATTTTAACTAAAGTTTTCCGGAGTAATCTTCAAATTTTTCTGTGTAATTtctccatatttttttttggtaatttaaacGTTTGgagaatttacaaataattacgaaattatttagaattttttttacctggtGGTAGTTTTAACACACAATATtttcgttttaataatttattgaaaatttcacCTGAGGCTTTTTATAATAGTTACCTATATTAAATTGTTGCTGAATTGTTCAGCCAATAAATCGACGTTATAAAACTATTACAACTTTTGTTTTCAGTGACAATAATATAACTAAAATAGTCAAAGtctctatttaatttttttttaatgattagaCAATATGGAATAACaatgtgatattttttctaatggcTGGTAATGttatttagatgaaaaaaataactaaaaaaaaaaaattatatattgtctgTTGGCAAGCTGAAAATGGAATATTGATCTGTTAAAGGGAAATAAAATTGTGCGCGCGCATAAATCTGCAGACTGACCCCAAACCACCCCAAACTGTTTTGCGCatgttggaattttttttttttaaataattttattgttattatatttattggtaaaataacaaaagtagATGGTTCATTAGAAACTGGCTTGTTACCAAattttaagagaaaaaaaaaagttcgaTAGAAATTAtaagaaattgttttttaaattcggctatttaaaaaattaataatttatttaaaatacaagtagttattaattttttttgttttttaattataaagaaagctctcattatttttcaatcactTAGATTTTTACGTTAAagtttttgattgaaaaatataaataagaaataaaaaaaaaaaaaattaaattcgcattttatgtaaaatttcaTCAAGGGGATTCATCTCCTGTAACaacaaattgtaaaaaaaaatttacaaaagttAAAAGAATATTCTAAATGTCAatttaatagaataaatttgatattatttatttttttttaaataaattaaattacttaaagtttatgcaaaaaaaataaagttgcaAAACTTTCTCAAATTAAGTGTGCATGGAATTGatgtaaataacaatttaactgacataaaaaaaaattataaaactcacttattatgtatattaaatgatggaaaagaaaaaaaaaatttaaaactaattataacatttttcaacaacaaatgaatatttacaacaattaaaattatcattaaaaatttgaaaaaaaactttcacattcaaataatcataatattacgtaaaaattataaataaaatggtaattataattaataataaattgcaaCTAAaacagttaataaataaataaataaaataatattttagttttcaattatttaataaacaattgattttataataaaaaaaaaaaaaaaatcaatttaattttattaaattttctaggTATCACTTTGAaggaattaaatatttttcatataaataatggaaaaatatacaaaacatGAATTATGAAACCCTCCAAGTATCAATGACAAatcgataaataaaatgaatataaataaaatttataaccctttgtaaaataacattctcacgacattttttattttttttaaatattttgttaatttattgtgTCATtgatattcagtgatttttaataaacaataaaaaaaaccttgataaaagaagaataaataatagtttatagttaaaataataataattgaaaaaagttttctaGGCCAGGGCCAATTGGATCATCGGTCAGTTCcgcatcaaataatattaaagagatttagttttaatttttttcatcaattaaaaatatacaaaaattaatcaaaaaataaaaacatttaaaaaaataaataaattctttaattaataaattttaataaataatacttgaaaaataagataaaaatatttttacaaaaaaaaatttagcaaaCAATttcaagtctttttttttcatattttatttttcatcgttgtactattgttaattttataaacaaaaccaaaaaaaagaaataattaagtttatataatattaagtCAATATCAAATTCTCTTctctaattataattattactttaaaaatttaaaatagaaagtTCACTCATGtggataataattcaacaaaacaaataattttttttctttcaaaaataaggggagtgtaaatttatttttttaaatatttaattgttatataaatttacgtaATTCACTGGAcaatattaatcaatcaattcaTCATGAAATACATTGTGTcaaaagcagaaaaaaaaatatattatttcaataagaATTAGCTTTATggtcaattgaaaattttttttttttaatacaattaattaaccTGTGTTATTTATCAGAAGaaaatttaagtaaatttatttttgcaatgaattgttattgatttttaaatatataatatttttgaaaatattttttcgttgatgaaatttaaaaaattgatttttataaaataaaaaaaaataacttgatgaCAAaagattattgtttttgtatttttatgataattatcatcatcatgtatggaatatttttacaatgttaTAGAAGCTTTGATAtcaaaattgaattatcaatttgaaAGGGATCTAGTAATTATATTAGTGTCAGGGACAACATGCTACAGGTGTCATTGTCAATGCACCGAGACAgacaaaacaaatttaaaaatctatacTTTTTAAAggttgtaataattttataacgtCGATTTATTGGCTGAA is part of the Aphidius gifuensis isolate YNYX2018 linkage group LG1, ASM1490517v1, whole genome shotgun sequence genome and harbors:
- the LOC122860761 gene encoding 14-3-3 protein zeta isoform X2, with the translated sequence MSVDKEELVQRAKLAEQAERYDDMAAAMKAVTETGVELSNEERNLLSVAYKNVVGARRSSWRVISSIEQKTEGSERKQQMAKEYREKVEKELREICYDVLGLLDKYLIPKASNAESKVFYLKMKGDYYRYLAEVATGDTRNAVVEDSQKAYQEAFDIAKAKMQPTHPIRLGLALNFSVFYYEIINSPARACHLAKQAFDDAIAELDTLNEDSYKDSTLIMQLLRDNLTLWTSDTQGDGDEPQEAGDN
- the LOC122860761 gene encoding 14-3-3 protein zeta isoform X1, giving the protein MSVDKEELVQRAKLAEQAERYDDMAAAMKAVTETGVELSNEERNLLSVAYKNVVGARRSSWRVISSIEQKTEGSERKQQMAKEYREKVEKELREICYDVLGLLDKYLIPKASNAESKVFYLKMKGDYYRYLAEVATGDTRNAVVNDSQKAYQDAFEISKDKMQPTHPIRLGLALNFSVFYYEILNSPDKACQLAKQAFDDAIAELDTLNEDSYKDSTLIMQLLRDNLTLWTSDTQGDGDEPQEAGDN